The Sphingorhabdus sp. YGSMI21 genome contains a region encoding:
- the traW gene encoding type-F conjugative transfer system protein TraW: protein MIKKSLIRLFLFTLAAAFSLPAAAKDYGQVGKVFPVIEPDLLRVIETKLKNMKATGQIDAMNQLLVKRTEAKVRRPDPVAGIEAAIKPRSWLYDPSIVIDHDIRDHKGNLISAAGSRVNPLDFIDVNTPLVFIDGDDEAQVAWALKRFDDKAKIILVKGAPLELMTKRQRRFYFDQAGTLTTKFGITRVPAVVVQAGKSMRISETPVRKQQS from the coding sequence GTGATCAAAAAGTCGCTCATCAGGCTGTTCCTTTTTACCTTGGCCGCAGCATTTTCCCTGCCTGCTGCGGCCAAGGATTATGGTCAAGTTGGCAAGGTCTTTCCGGTAATCGAGCCGGATTTGTTGCGCGTTATCGAAACAAAGCTAAAAAACATGAAAGCTACCGGTCAGATCGATGCGATGAACCAGCTCCTGGTTAAACGCACGGAGGCCAAAGTTCGTCGGCCCGATCCGGTAGCTGGAATAGAAGCAGCAATAAAACCGCGCAGCTGGCTCTATGATCCTTCTATCGTCATAGATCACGATATTCGCGATCATAAGGGAAATCTTATTTCCGCAGCTGGTAGCCGCGTCAATCCGCTTGATTTTATTGATGTAAATACCCCTCTCGTCTTTATCGATGGTGATGATGAAGCGCAGGTGGCCTGGGCTTTGAAACGCTTTGATGACAAAGCAAAAATCATTCTGGTTAAAGGCGCTCCGCTCGAGTTGATGACGAAGCGGCAACGCCGTTTCTATTTTGATCAGGCCGGAACCTTAACCACCAAATTCGGCATTACGCGCGTTCCCGCTGTTGTCGTCCAGGCGGGAAAGTCCATGCGTATATCTGAAACCCCGGTGAGGAAACAACAATCATGA